Genomic DNA from Niallia circulans:
CATGTCTTAATAGGGCTTGAACTTGCCCCGTTATGCGCTCATATAAGGCAGCTATTCCAAACAAAGCTAGTCTATTAAGGCTAATTCCAGCTCTGATATAACTTGTATTCCTTCTCTTCTTAGCAGCGCTGTTGTAACTCCTGCACCGTTACACTTAATCCCTTCAAAATTACCATTATATATTTGGCTGCTGCCACAGGATGGACTGTTTTCTTTAAGAACAACTGTATTTGCTTGGAGCTGCTGTACGATTTCAAGAGTCTTAAAGGCACCTGCCAAATACAGCTCTGTCACATTAATTCCCTTTTTATCTACTACAGCCGCTGTGCCATCAAGAACATCGTAGCCATTGCCTCCTTTAATTTCAGCAGGCTCCCTTGGTGTCTGAAATCCTCCTAGCAATTCTGGACAAACAGCTACTGCACGTCCGTTTTCGATTAGCTCTGTGATTTTTTCATCAAGACTGTCTGTGCCGTTATATCTTACTTTCATTCCTGCTAAACATGAACTGACTACAATCATACCAGAAAACCCCTCCTGCAATTCGCTACTAGGTATTTCTATTATACATAAAATAACAATAATTTTTTCTTAAAAATCACAAAAAAGCACCAGACTATTGTCCGGTGCTTTTTTGAAAAGGAAAATTAGTTGCTTACAACTTCTTTACCTTTGTATGTTCCGCAAGCGCTACATACGCGGTGAGCAAGTTTCATTTCACCACAGTTAGGGCATTCTACCATACCAGGCACTTGTAATTTAAAATGTGTACGACGTTTTCTTTTTGCAGTTTTAGATGTTCTTCTAAAAGGTACAGCCATTCTTCCCACCTCCTTAAAGAGTATTAAGAAAGTCTTGAGAGCAGATAAATCCATTCTCAGGTTTTCTTTTGTGTCCTTAACCGTTAAGCAAGGACTGGTTACTCATTTTCAAAAAATTTCGCAAGACCAGCAAGCCGCGGATCAACCTTCTCCGTTTGAACCTGCTCGTGGATAACTTCCCAATCCCTTCCGGACTGAGGAGCTCCTTCTTCTGTATCGTCTTCACAGAATACTTGCATTGGTACTTCAAGTAAAAGAATTTCTTCAATAATTGGCAATACGTCAATTACATCGCCTTTTACTTGATGAACTTCCTCTTCTCCTGTTTCATATTCTGAAACATTTAAAAGGAAAGTTTCTGTCGTTTCTACATTAATTGGATAATCCACGTCTACTAAAGTACGAGAGCAAGGTAATACTAAATGACCTTGTATTTTTAAATGAAAAGTCACTTTCTTTGAATCAATATCTGTTCTTCCTGTAATATGCATAGGAGATACACGTCTTATGGAGGAATCAACTTCCTTAATTCCATCCACGTTTATTGTTTCATCAATAGATAATCCCTTACTTCGGTATTTTTGTAACTGGCTTAACGTCCATTTCATATATATCACCCCAAGGCAACAAAGGTAATTATAGCTTTCATATAATTATTTGTCAATATTTTTTCTTTACACTATCTTTTTGTATTTTGCATTTCAAAATGGAATTCAAAAATACTTTTTACAAATAGTATACTGCTGTTTCTATTCTACCTAGAAAAGAAGGAATTGCAACTATTCTGGCTGTAATTTTCACCAGAACAAGATTGTTTATTTTGGAGGTGCTTTGCGCATCCCTTTTATATCATGTATTCTAAAATAAAAATAGTAGGTAAAGCCATTACTTTTTTTGAGAGAACTTTTAAGGAGATTCAAAATGAAAGCTGTTGGTATTATTGTCGAATATAATCCATTTCATAATGGACATTTACATCATATCCAAAAAGCAAAGGAATTATCAAATGCAGATATTGTCATAGCTGTCATGAGCGGGCCGTTCCTGCAGCGTGGTGAGCCTGCCCTGCTGTCAAAATGGCATAGAGCAGAAATGGCCCTTTCTGGCGGAGTTGATCTCGTTATTGAATTACCTTATGCATTCAGCACACAGCATGCAACTATATTTGCACAAGGAGCGGTACAGCTTCTCGACAGTATGGGCTGTGATGCCATCTGTTTTGGAAGTGAATCAGGAGACATTCTAAAATTTATTAATACATATTATCTTTTGACTAAGAACAAGGATGTTTTTAATACAAACATAAAAAAACATCTGCAGGCGGGCTCCAGTTATCCCAAAGCAATGGCGGCAACCTTCACAGAAATGACAAGCACGGAAGATGTCGTTGATTTGACATTACCAAACAATATTTTGGGCTTTGAGTATGTGAAGGCAGTCCTATCACTATCCTTACCAATAGAAATTCATACGGTACAGCGTCTCAATGCTGGGTATCATGATAAGTTTTTCACGTCTGATACAATTGCCAGTGCTACTAGCATACGCAAGGAAATCATCGAAGGAAACAGCCTTGACACTATTACACCGTATATAAATGCTGCTACTTTGAAAATATTACAGGATTATAAACAAAGGTTTGCTACTTTTCACGAATGGGAAAAATACTGGCCATATCTTAAATTCAGACTGATGCAAATGACTTCCACTGAGTTGCAGACCATATATGAAGTGGAAGAAGGAATTGAGAATCGCATTTTGGCTGTCTACGAAAAAGCGAGTTCGTTTCAAGAGTTCATTTCCTTGCTTAAAACAAAACGATACACATGGACTAGGCTGCAGCGCATTTGCGTCCACATTCTCACAAATACAAAAAAAGAAGAAATGAATGCAAACAATACACCAGCCTATCTCCGCTTACTTGGAAGCTCTAAACAAGGGAGAGCCTATTTAAAGGATAGAAAAAAGGCACTGAAGCTGCCGCTTATCAGCAAACTTTCTTCGTTTCAGCATAACCAAATAGACTTGGATATCAGGGCAGCCTCTATTTATACATTAGCTGCACAGACTTCCCATCAAAAAACGCTGTTAGCAATGGAATACAGTCAACCGCCGATTATGAAAAATTAGCCAAAAAGGACAAAAGGAATGCCGAAATACGGTCATTCCTTTTGTCCTTTTTTCCACTTAGCGATTTCTTTTTGAATAGAGCTAATATGATGTCGCGCCTCTTCCTCTCCTCGTTCAATAATTTTCTCTAAATCTGTAAATGCTTTACTGTTAAACATTTCGACTTGTGGTCGTATCATAAAGTCACTTGCTACTTCTCGGTTATTAACAAGCTCCCGCTGCATGATGTCTATACTGCGCATGATGACATCATAAATTGAGCCTATTTCCGCATCATTTGCTACATTTGCTACATCTACAGCAATAATTAAGTCTGCACCCATTTCCTTCACAACGGATACAGGTATTCTGTCAATAACCCCTCCATCCACAAGGAGCCGCCCGTCCATTTTCTCCGGCACAAAAATCCCAGGTATCGAAATACTGGCCCTGACAGCTTCTGCAATCGGTCCCTTCTTAAAGACAACCTTTTCTCCTAACGACAAGTCTGTTGCCACGATAGCGATTGGAATATCCAATTCTTCAATGTTTTTTCCATATGTGAACAGATGAATAAGCTCCTTCACTTTATTACCTGCTATAAATCCCATCCTTGGCAATGTGAAGTCAAGATAGAATTTGCGTTTAAAAAACTTGGAAATAAAATAGAGTCTGTCAATATCACTCCCAGCCGCATACAAGGAAGCAACAATCGCACCAATGCTGCTTCCTGCTATATAATCTATTGGAATATTAGCCTCCTTTAATATTTTTATAACTCCAATATGCGCAAATCCCCTGGCACCGCCGGAACCAAGAGCCAATCCAATTTTTGGTCGCTTCATTGAGGAATACCCTCCAATTATTTAATTTGCTCATAGTAATCTTATGGTCTTTTTTTTCTTCTTATGAGTATATTGTTTGGTAGAGGGCTATGGGACGAGTTTAGAAAAATCATTTTTTAAGGGAGGGAATATATCCTTGTATCGTTCGAGAGTGAAAACCATAATTCTAGCTGGCTCAGCTTCTTTTTTAGCTTTTGCCCTAGTATCATTCCCAGCAACAGCAGTCGAGGCATCAAAGGACGGTTTAAACACATGGTGGACAATCGTGTTCCCATCCTTGCTTCCTTTTCTTATTTTATCTGAAGTGTTGATCGGTTTTGGCGTTGTTCGATTTTTAGGTGTTCTATTAGAGCCTATTATGCGCCCGCTTTTTAAAGTACCAGGTGTCGGAGGGTTTGTGTGGGCTATGGGAATGGTATCTGGTTTCCCGACAGGCGCAAAATTGACCGCTAGATTACGGGAGGAGAAGCAGCTGACGAAGCTAGAGGCTGAACGGCTTGTTTCATTCTCAAACGCATCCAACCCAATGTTCATCATCGGCGCTGTCTCTGCTGCCTTCTTTCATAATCCAAAGCTTGGCTTCCTGCTTGCAGCAACACACTATTTGGCGAATTTCACTGTTGGTCTCTGCATGAGGTTTTATGGATCTGACGAGAAGCCGACACATAAAAGAAAAGAAACATCCATCCCGTCTTTAAAGCGTGCAATGCGGGAGCTTCATCATACTCGCTTAAAGGATAAGCGTCCATTAGGTAAGCTTCTTGGTGATGCTGTAACATCTTCTATACAGTCTCTTTTAATGATAGGCGGCTTTATCATTTTATTTTCCGTTATCAACCGTTTGTTATTTCACTTACAAGTGACATCCCTTTTAGCAGGTGGTGTGGAGAAATTTTTTGATCTCTTTTCCTTCTCGAGCGCCTTGTCGATTCCGTTCATTGCAGGTATATTTGAAATCACGCTTGGAAGCAAATTGACAAGCGGTGTGGAAACGAGCACATTAATGCATCAGGCCATTGTAACAAGCATGATTCTTGGTTTTTGTGGCTTAAGTGTGCAAGCACAGGTTGCCAGCATCCTGGCACAAACAGACATCAGCTTTAAACCATTCTTTTTCGCAAGGATACTACAGGCATTGTTCGCAAGCATCTATACTTACTTGTTCTGGGACGTATTCAGCAGCCGTTTCCTTGAAGACAATAAGCCTGCTTTTGCGATGCCTGACTTTATAAATGATACTAGTTGGCTTGCTGCAGCAACAGAAAAATGGATGGAGGCGGGTCCCGCATTCACCATCATCTGTTTATCGATATATGTAGTTGTATTATTTATTAGACTTCCATGGAGAAAGCGGACTATTTAAATAAAAAAAGGCTTGTGAAGATCCTTCACAAGCCTTTTGTCTATCCTTTTAACTGACGGAATTTTTCCTTCAATGCGCTTTCCACAGTTGGCGGCACAAGTTCAGATATATCCCCATCATATTTACTGACCTCTTTCACAATACTTGAACTCAAGAAGGAATATTGATTATTAGTCATAACAAAAAATGTTTCAATTTCATCTGACAATACTCTATTCATTGACGTGATTTGCATTTCGTATTCAAAGTCAGAAACAGCACGAAGGCCACGAATAATTGCAGTTGCGTTAACGCTCTTCGCATATTCAATAAGAAGGCCTTCATAGGAGGAGACGGTAACATTCGGAATGTCCTTTGTTACTTCCTTTATTAGCTCCAGTCTTTCCTGCACAGAGAAAAACGGTTTTTTCGATGAATTGTTTAATACACATACATAAATTTGATCAAAAACCTTTGCCCCTCGTTTAATTATATCAATATGACCGTTTGTTATTGGGTCAAAGCTGCCAGGACATACTGCAATACTAGCCATTTATGTATATTCCTCCACATCTGTTTGTTTTGAATAGATAGAAACGGCAATAATCCCATACTTTTCATGCTTAACTTGTTCAAGATTACCAATCTTGTCTGGAAGACTGATTTCAGATCCGTGCTCACACACAATTACACCATCGTTTGCAAGCAGCCCTTCTCCATCAATAGTTGTCACTAGTTTTTCCAATTGCTGTTTTTTATATGGCGGATCTAAAAATATGTAATCAAAAACAGCCTCTCTTTTTATGAGTGCCTTAATCGCCCTCTCTGCATCATTGCGATAAACCTCAGAATTGTCTTCCAATCTGCAAGCAGCAATATTTGTCTTAATCGTATGTATTGCTTTGCCATCTTTATCTACAAAAATGATTTTGTCTAGCCCTCTGCTTAATGCTTCAATACCTAGCCCGCCACTTCCAGCAAAAAGGTCGAGCCCGACTCCGCCCTCAAAATAAGGACCAATCATATTAAAAATCGCTTCTTTTACTTTATCCGTAGTCGGTCTTGTCGAATTCCCAGGCACCGCCTTTAAAGAAATGCCCTTATTTATTCCTGAAACGACTCTCATCATACATCACCACTGAATTATTAGTTGTTATAACTTTACCAAGACTATCCTAACATAAACATTTCTGTGATTCCATATCACAAGCATTCTATATCATAAATTACATATAAAAAATGCTGTGCATTCACATTTTTTCTCTTCTTGCTCTCCTTTAACTAAAAAAAAAACAATCTGTTATGTATAAGGTGAGCATCCTTGGCAATACTGTAATTAACAGCATCTATTCGAGGATGTTGTTGCCAACCGCGGAGAAGACTTACGTTTCCCCATAAGTTCTTCCTCCGGTTTCTCCTCTCCCTTTACCTTCTTTCCTAAAAAGGATATAGAAGGAGCCTGCAAGCCGCTCGCTTGCAGGTTTTTTTTTCAAATAAAAAAAACTAAGAATTATTCTCAGTTTTTTTTATATACCCATCTTATAATCATACTCTTTCGCTTTATCCGGTTTGGAATTTTCAAACTCCATTTTCAAGAATGGTTTATAGGAAGGCTCCACTTTTTTTACAAAAGAGAAGGAGTTTAGCTTTTCCATTAATGCTTCTGCTTCATTTAAATTAGTGTAAAGCACCACATACTTTAATCTTTTGGATATATAGTGGACATTCCCATATCTGCGCAGCATTTTCGCCTGCTTCAACGAATAAAGGTAAACGACCAATCCTTGCCTCTGCCCTAGCATGGAATCCCCCCACTTCAATTTTTTTTATTTTAGCATAGCAATGTGAAAAAACATACTGAGTTATGCCATTTTCCAAAAAGGACAACATCACTAATGAATAATACATAAAAAGGCGATGAAGCTTAGATGTCATCATCGCCTTCCATCATTATGCTGAACAACTGCAGCTTCCTCCACTGCCGCAGCCTCCGCTGCAGCCTGAAAGCTCATCAAAGAATGGATTGCCTGTCGGAACTTTAACAAATTCAGAAACAGACTTACCAATGATGACACTTACTTCATCGAGCAATTTTTGCAAGTTGTTTTCCGCTATTTTAAATGCAGCTACATTTTCATCCATATCCATTTCCCTTTTGAGCTGTCTGATTTCCATCATGACCCGCTTATATTCAGGATGATATTTGCCGAAACGCTGCACTTCTTCATATAGTTCTTTCATTTCATTAAAAGAAATGATTTTGCTCTGTGTTTCTTTATCGGTGTAGAGGTTTGCCACACTCATTCGATATTGTTCTGCCACATCTGATTCCAATATCATTTCGGCAATGGACTCTGCCTCTTCTTGTATCATAATCATTTCGGTTGTAGCAAGCACTATTAGCTCACCTCCAATTCTCATTTTAACTGATAAGTGTGAGAAAAGAAAGCAATCTGTGCGAAAACAAGATGATAGCCTGCTATAAGTAATTAATTAACTACCACGTTAAACTCTTTTTCAAACACGTTTGTCCCTTTGCTGTTAACTATCTTAAAGCGTGCAAGATGCTGACCAGTTGCCACATTTCTGACGACAAATGCTGCACTGTTAAACACACCAGCTGGTTTCCCATCCAATGAAAGCATGATTTTCCCTGTTTCCTTGTCACTGTCTTCACGAAAGGAAATAGATGCTGCTTTACAATCAACATAAAGATTATTTCCTTTAACAAGATATTGGACAGTAACATCCTGTGGCATAGCAGCAGCATAAACCGTTTCATTCTTTAAGACTTGGGCTTGTCCCTCTACCCTAACTTTAGGATCTGGGACGTCATTATTACAGCCATTTAAAAGGAATAGAGCAGGAATACAAAACAATAGTATTTTTCTCATAAGGAACAGCTCCCTGACTAAGTACTTTTCGTTTAGTATTCGCTGCCACCACTCTTTTTACTCTATATAAATTATTTAGTTAGTTGAAAGTATCATGATTGAGCATTCATTGCTTGAAACATACTGAACATCATCGATGCCATCTGAACACCATTAGAGAATTTTTCCACACGGTGAGGAATTGTTTTTTTGTAATAATGCATGGAAGCAATTTCAAACCCTTGCAAATCACTTGGATTCCTGGATAATTCTCGGTACCAAAGAGGCTGTTCACGAATGAACTGCTGTAACTCTCTATTTTGCTCAATATATTCCTTTACGTTCTTTCTCATCTAAGTCCCCCACCTCTAGTCTTTTCGAAATGAAAAAGGTCCTGTTGGCTGTTGTGTTGTTTTCGTGCTTGTATTTTGAGAGCCTCCGCTGCTCGGAGAAAATTGCGAAATAACACCTTGTAATGTGCCAAGTGCCTGACTAATGTTAGCAATATAGCCTTGAACCTGGTTTTGATCCATGTTTTTCAAGGAATTCATCACTGTAGACATCCACACTGATTTGCTCGAATCAGTACCAGACTCTTCCTGCTTTCCTGCCTCCTGCCCTGCTGATAGAGTGCTGCTAAAGCGAGTATCTTCTTCTCCAAGCAAGTACCAATCTTCAAACAATCTTTGCCAAGTCGTGTCTCCCCTTCTTACTTCCTGTATAAGGTGGGGCTGTGTCTTAACGAAATCTTTGAATTGCTGAACAGAAGGATGTAGTTGCTTTTCTGACATGATCTTCACCTCTTTTACGTTACATATGCCTAACATACTATATGTATAGGCGCTCAAAAGGTGTCTTGCCTGCAAAATATTTTGGTCAAAAAAAAACACCCCAATTCCTTGACATTGGAGTGTTTAAAAGTTTACCATTTTTCAATAAAGTTTTGCGTATAGTATTTATTGTATACACCAACACCTAAATGGGTGAATTTCTCATTTAGAAGGCATTCTCTATGGCCTTTACTGTTGAGCCAGCCTTCCATGACAGCTGCGGCGTCAGTATAGCCTGCCGCTATATTTTCCCCTGCAAGCTGATAAAAGACATCTCCAGCCTTAAGCCTTTCCTCCAAGTCTCCGTTTTCAGCAGAAGTATGAGAAAAATCCTTTGTATCATACATATCAACACTATGTCCTAACGCAACATTTGCTGTATCTTCATCCCATTTAACTGAAGCTAATTTAAATCTGCTTCTAATAACGTTTGTAATATCTAATATTTGCCGTTCATTGCCATCCTCAACTGCTTCATTTTCCTTTACTTCAGATGCCGCTTCTAACAGCTCTCCTCTGTAAACAAGTTCATATGGTCTGATTTGAAGCAATGTCCTCGCATCCATATAACGTACACTTGATAACGTTCCTGTAAACTTATCGAAGTATAGCTGCATATAATAATCGCCCATTTTCACAAGTGGCCGGTTATTTATCTCGTCTTCTGAAAGTTCAAACCGATAGGAGGAGTCTTCATAATTTAAGCTGATATTCGTTTCAATTGGAGTCTTTTCATAAATATCGCCTACTTCTTCACCAATCTTATAAGGAGATATGTCGACATCTTGTCCGATTGCAAAAATCGTTACCACTTTATCATCAAGCACACCAACCTGAAAATATTTGGAGGAATCTTTATTGTAAATCCACCATTCATATTCATAATTGGATGGATCTTTTCTAGTTGGTTCTCCATATTTCTTAACAAGCTCCTTAGCAGTGCTGCCAATCATACTGCCAAGCCCTTCCTTCGGCACTGATATGGATGAGTCTTCGGAAGCTTCCTCTGACAAACCCTCATCCACCTTTGCAGAGTTCTTACCTTCATCTACAAGAGCATCAGAGCTATCGCGCGTTTCCGTAATACTTAAATAAAACCAGAATGCAAGCAATATAGAAATAATAATCACAATCCTGATTATCGTTTTCAGAGGCTGAACCCCCTCTCTACCATCATTTCTATCATTATATGTTTGCTACTTACTAAATAGTATAGCATTTCTCAAATAAAAATTGATAGACAATGGCTTTCTGTCTTAAAACCCTAGTATTGCTTTAATAACGGAAGTAGTCTCACCGCCATGATATATTACATATAGAAGCACATATACAGCAACACCTGTTATCGCTGTAAAAAACCATATAATGCTTGTGGTCGGTCCAAGTTTGCGATGGATATCATAGCGTTTTCTGTAGCCTGTTACGAGCATAGTGATGCCAAGTACTGCTCCCGTTGTCGCTAATGTTATATGGAAAATCAAAAATATGGTGTAATATATTTTGATATCATCTGGTCCGCCAAACGCTGTATTTCCAATAAAAATTGTTCTTGAAGCATAAATAATAAAGAAAACAACCGCACATACAGCTGCAATAAGCATTACTTTTTGGTGTGCTTCTATTTTCCTTTTTATTATCAAACCCCAACCGATTGCGACAAAAATCGCACTAAGTACAATGAAAGTAGTGCTAATAGTAGGTAAAACTGGTAGTGAATAGTTCATTTTCAAACCCTCTCTAATCAAATGTTATATCATTCAAGCCTCAAGACAGCCGTTTTTTCAAAAGCGTACCTTCTCACATAAAAAAATATGTACAATTTGACTGACTTATTTTGTCAAAAAAAAAGATATTCCAGCAATGGAT
This window encodes:
- a CDS encoding patatin-like phospholipase family protein; amino-acid sequence: MKRPKIGLALGSGGARGFAHIGVIKILKEANIPIDYIAGSSIGAIVASLYAAGSDIDRLYFISKFFKRKFYLDFTLPRMGFIAGNKVKELIHLFTYGKNIEELDIPIAIVATDLSLGEKVVFKKGPIAEAVRASISIPGIFVPEKMDGRLLVDGGVIDRIPVSVVKEMGADLIIAVDVANVANDAEIGSIYDVIMRSIDIMQRELVNNREVASDFMIRPQVEMFNSKAFTDLEKIIERGEEEARHHISSIQKEIAKWKKGQKE
- a CDS encoding DUF523 domain-containing protein — encoded protein: MIVVSSCLAGMKVRYNGTDSLDEKITELIENGRAVAVCPELLGGFQTPREPAEIKGGNGYDVLDGTAAVVDKKGINVTELYLAGAFKTLEIVQQLQANTVVLKENSPSCGSSQIYNGNFEGIKCNGAGVTTALLRREGIQVISELELALID
- a CDS encoding YlbE-like family protein; translation: MRKNVKEYIEQNRELQQFIREQPLWYRELSRNPSDLQGFEIASMHYYKKTIPHRVEKFSNGVQMASMMFSMFQAMNAQS
- the rpmF gene encoding 50S ribosomal protein L32, whose amino-acid sequence is MAVPFRRTSKTAKRKRRTHFKLQVPGMVECPNCGEMKLAHRVCSACGTYKGKEVVSN
- a CDS encoding YlbF family regulator produces the protein MLATTEMIMIQEEAESIAEMILESDVAEQYRMSVANLYTDKETQSKIISFNEMKELYEEVQRFGKYHPEYKRVMMEIRQLKREMDMDENVAAFKIAENNLQKLLDEVSVIIGKSVSEFVKVPTGNPFFDELSGCSGGCGSGGSCSCSA
- the ylbJ gene encoding sporulation integral membrane protein YlbJ, with amino-acid sequence MYRSRVKTIILAGSASFLAFALVSFPATAVEASKDGLNTWWTIVFPSLLPFLILSEVLIGFGVVRFLGVLLEPIMRPLFKVPGVGGFVWAMGMVSGFPTGAKLTARLREEKQLTKLEAERLVSFSNASNPMFIIGAVSAAFFHNPKLGFLLAATHYLANFTVGLCMRFYGSDEKPTHKRKETSIPSLKRAMRELHHTRLKDKRPLGKLLGDAVTSSIQSLLMIGGFIILFSVINRLLFHLQVTSLLAGGVEKFFDLFSFSSALSIPFIAGIFEITLGSKLTSGVETSTLMHQAIVTSMILGFCGLSVQAQVASILAQTDISFKPFFFARILQALFASIYTYLFWDVFSSRFLEDNKPAFAMPDFINDTSWLAAATEKWMEAGPAFTIICLSIYVVVLFIRLPWRKRTI
- a CDS encoding YceD family protein encodes the protein MKWTLSQLQKYRSKGLSIDETINVDGIKEVDSSIRRVSPMHITGRTDIDSKKVTFHLKIQGHLVLPCSRTLVDVDYPINVETTETFLLNVSEYETGEEEVHQVKGDVIDVLPIIEEILLLEVPMQVFCEDDTEEGAPQSGRDWEVIHEQVQTEKVDPRLAGLAKFFENE
- a CDS encoding YlbG family protein, which translates into the protein MLGQRQGLVVYLYSLKQAKMLRRYGNVHYISKRLKYVVLYTNLNEAEALMEKLNSFSFVKKVEPSYKPFLKMEFENSKPDKAKEYDYKMGI
- a CDS encoding nucleotidyltransferase, producing MKAVGIIVEYNPFHNGHLHHIQKAKELSNADIVIAVMSGPFLQRGEPALLSKWHRAEMALSGGVDLVIELPYAFSTQHATIFAQGAVQLLDSMGCDAICFGSESGDILKFINTYYLLTKNKDVFNTNIKKHLQAGSSYPKAMAATFTEMTSTEDVVDLTLPNNILGFEYVKAVLSLSLPIEIHTVQRLNAGYHDKFFTSDTIASATSIRKEIIEGNSLDTITPYINAATLKILQDYKQRFATFHEWEKYWPYLKFRLMQMTSTELQTIYEVEEGIENRILAVYEKASSFQEFISLLKTKRYTWTRLQRICVHILTNTKKEEMNANNTPAYLRLLGSSKQGRAYLKDRKKALKLPLISKLSSFQHNQIDLDIRAASIYTLAAQTSHQKTLLAMEYSQPPIMKN
- a CDS encoding YlbD family protein → MSEKQLHPSVQQFKDFVKTQPHLIQEVRRGDTTWQRLFEDWYLLGEEDTRFSSTLSAGQEAGKQEESGTDSSKSVWMSTVMNSLKNMDQNQVQGYIANISQALGTLQGVISQFSPSSGGSQNTSTKTTQQPTGPFSFRKD
- the rsmD gene encoding 16S rRNA (guanine(966)-N(2))-methyltransferase RsmD, which produces MRVVSGINKGISLKAVPGNSTRPTTDKVKEAIFNMIGPYFEGGVGLDLFAGSGGLGIEALSRGLDKIIFVDKDGKAIHTIKTNIAACRLEDNSEVYRNDAERAIKALIKREAVFDYIFLDPPYKKQQLEKLVTTIDGEGLLANDGVIVCEHGSEISLPDKIGNLEQVKHEKYGIIAVSIYSKQTDVEEYT
- a CDS encoding DUF420 domain-containing protein, translating into MNYSLPVLPTISTTFIVLSAIFVAIGWGLIIKRKIEAHQKVMLIAAVCAVVFFIIYASRTIFIGNTAFGGPDDIKIYYTIFLIFHITLATTGAVLGITMLVTGYRKRYDIHRKLGPTTSIIWFFTAITGVAVYVLLYVIYHGGETTSVIKAILGF
- a CDS encoding CAP domain-containing protein, whose protein sequence is MIIISILLAFWFYLSITETRDSSDALVDEGKNSAKVDEGLSEEASEDSSISVPKEGLGSMIGSTAKELVKKYGEPTRKDPSNYEYEWWIYNKDSSKYFQVGVLDDKVVTIFAIGQDVDISPYKIGEEVGDIYEKTPIETNISLNYEDSSYRFELSEDEINNRPLVKMGDYYMQLYFDKFTGTLSSVRYMDARTLLQIRPYELVYRGELLEAASEVKENEAVEDGNERQILDITNVIRSRFKLASVKWDEDTANVALGHSVDMYDTKDFSHTSAENGDLEERLKAGDVFYQLAGENIAAGYTDAAAVMEGWLNSKGHRECLLNEKFTHLGVGVYNKYYTQNFIEKW
- the coaD gene encoding pantetheine-phosphate adenylyltransferase — protein: MASIAVCPGSFDPITNGHIDIIKRGAKVFDQIYVCVLNNSSKKPFFSVQERLELIKEVTKDIPNVTVSSYEGLLIEYAKSVNATAIIRGLRAVSDFEYEMQITSMNRVLSDEIETFFVMTNNQYSFLSSSIVKEVSKYDGDISELVPPTVESALKEKFRQLKG